From Camelina sativa cultivar DH55 chromosome 7, Cs, whole genome shotgun sequence, one genomic window encodes:
- the LOC104752644 gene encoding LOW QUALITY PROTEIN: OTU domain-containing protein 5 (The sequence of the model RefSeq protein was modified relative to this genomic sequence to represent the inferred CDS: deleted 1 base in 1 codon), which translates to MTRILVQRGSSGTSSNSTRSSSSSGSASSSETESQINNNNTPVTIDEEITDEKKEDEVSVVDQPECSSDAKNVVVDSDVPVDREDDESLVVSENVHVESEGIDCDSPVSGGSNPDSPPVPAPPPKPSPTVNPGNNRSVLGTFDAIRIGPTRRGTGPRSLVNRSSPTGSHPSSPRSHSENEGYNSSDEHMPCYVSSHLGSSSGPEREHQFEAEINESKGFEIRRMLEDGNCLFRAVADQVYGDSEAYDLARQMCMDYMEQERDHFSQFITEGFTSYLKRKRRDKVYGNNVEIQALAEMYNRPIHIYSYSTEPINIFQGNYSTDTPPIRLSFHHGNHYNSLVDPHRLTVGAGLGFSSLSGRHVDKEQVKAAIKAQQEHQIDNALLAEGRFYSDLELTEKEIERSVMEASRAEYLMEWSKPRIGPKESSTSNAETSSSGARPSGSDSKAEEAVKEKVVLSSSIEMVLSMGFSYTQAMEAYSIFGDDVDSMVCYVVETSCGGNNRRKGKATE; encoded by the exons ATGACTCGGATTTTGGTTCAACGTGGTTCGTCAGGCACTTCTTCCAACTCAACCCGCTCTTCTTCCTCGTCTGGCTCAGCTTCTTCCTCAGAAACAGAGTCACagataaacaataataatactcCGGTAACGATCGATGAAGAAATTACTgatgagaaaaaagaagatgaggtTTCCGTTGTTGATCAACCAGAGTGTTCTTCTGATGCTAAGAATGTAGTAGTGGACAGTGATGTACCTGTGgatagagaagatgatgaaagttTGGTAGTTTCAGAAAATGTTCATGTTGAGAGTGAAGGTATAGATTGTGATTCTCCAGTTAGTGGTGGCAGTAACCCTGAT TCACCACCCGTACCAGCTCCGCCTCCAAAACCTTCTCCTACTGTCAATCCTGGTAATAACAGATCGGTCTTGGGAACTTTTGACGCTATACGAATTGGACCAACACGAAGAGGTACTGGGCCTCGCTCTCTTGTTAATAGGAGTTCGCCAACTGGGTCACATCCTTCTTCTCCAAGATCACACAGTGAGAATGAAGGATATAACAGTTCTGATGAGCATATGCCATGCTATGTGTCTTCTCATCTTGGCTCCAGCTCTGGCCCg GAAAGAGAACACCAGTTTGAAGCAGAGATTAATGAATCAAAAGGCTTTGAAATTAGGCGGATGTTGGAAGATGGAAATTGTCTTTTTCGGGCTGTTGCAGATCAAGTATATGGGGATTCAGAGGCATATGACTTGGCTAGGCAAATGTGCATGGATTACATG GAACAAGAGAGGGATCACTTTTCTCAGTTCATAACCGAAGGTTTTACCTCTTACttgaagaggaaaagaagagatAAG GTCTATGGAAACAACGTAGAAATCCAAGCTTTAGCAGAAATGTATAATAGGCCAATCCACATTTACTCATATAGCACAG AGCCTATCAACATATTTCAAGGAAACTACAGCACGGATACACCTCCCATAAGGCTAAGCTTCCACCACGGGAATCATTATAATTCTTTGGTGGATCCACATCGGTTGACAGTTGGTGCAGGACTTGGATTTAGTAGTCTCAGTGGG AGACACGTGGACAAGGAACAGGTGAAAGCTGCTATAAAGGCTCAGCAAGAACATCAGATTGATAAT GCGCTCTTAGCAGAAGGGAGATTTTACTCTGACCTTGAGCTTACGGAAAAGGAAATCGAGCGGTCGGTAATGGAAGCTTCCCGTGCTGAGTATCTTATGGAATGGTCTAAGCCACGAATCGGCCCAAAGGAATCATCCACCTCTAATGCTGAGACGTCGTCTTCTGGAGCTA GACCTTCAGGCAGTGATTCGAAAGCAGAGGAGGCAGTAAAAGAAAAGGTGGTGCTGAGCAGCAGCATCGAGATGGTATTGTCGATGGGATTTAGCTACACGCAGGCCATGGAGGCTTATAGCATTTTTGGGGATGACGTTGACTCAATGGTCTGTTACGTAGTGGAGACGAGCTGTGGCGGCAACAATCGACGCAAAGGAAAGGCCACAGAATAG
- the LOC104703570 gene encoding cold-inducible RNA-binding protein-like isoform X2 — protein MLNQFLNRCSTPSLLFSRTFSSTLFVKGVSFSSTEETLAQAFSQYGQVLRVDIMMDKFKRRPKGIAYVTFSSTEEAEKALLELNGRLVDGRVVILDTAKVAKQNQPDSKPKQTVGSLWMHYPKFEDFCSNLGITDRYIELLSVFSSLDFV, from the exons atgcTCAATCAGTTCCTCAATCGTTGCTCCACTCCTTCCCTCCTCTTCTCCAGAACCTTCTCTTCTACGCTTTTCGTCAAAG GGGTATCTTTCTCTAGCACAGAAGAAACATTAGCTCAAGCATTTTCTCAATATGGTCAAGTTCTCAGAG TGGATATTATGATGGACAAATTCAAACGCAGGCCAAAAGGGATTGCTTATGTCACATTCTCTTCTACTGAAGAAGCCGAGAAAGCTTTATTAGAACTCAATGGCCGG TTGGTAGACGGACGGGTTGTGATCCTCGATACAGCTAAAGTTGCAAAACAGAATCAACCAGACAGCAAGCCGAAGCAAACAG ttggGAGCTTGTGGATGCATTATCCCAAATTCGAGGATTTTTGTTCGAACTTAGGCATCACGGACCGTTATATTGAATTGCTAAGTGTCTTCTCGAGTCTCGACTTTGTTTGA
- the LOC104703570 gene encoding cold-inducible RNA-binding protein-like isoform X3 has protein sequence MLNQFLNRCSTPSLLFSRTFSSTLFVKGVSFSSTEETLAQAFSQYGQVLRVDIMMDKFKRRPKGIAYVTFSSTEEAEKALLELNGRLVDGRVVILDTAKVAKQNQPDSKPKQTGGDS, from the exons atgcTCAATCAGTTCCTCAATCGTTGCTCCACTCCTTCCCTCCTCTTCTCCAGAACCTTCTCTTCTACGCTTTTCGTCAAAG GGGTATCTTTCTCTAGCACAGAAGAAACATTAGCTCAAGCATTTTCTCAATATGGTCAAGTTCTCAGAG TGGATATTATGATGGACAAATTCAAACGCAGGCCAAAAGGGATTGCTTATGTCACATTCTCTTCTACTGAAGAAGCCGAGAAAGCTTTATTAGAACTCAATGGCCGG TTGGTAGACGGACGGGTTGTGATCCTCGATACAGCTAAAGTTGCAAAACAGAATCAACCAGACAGCAAGCCGAAGCAAACAGGTGGTGACAGTTGA
- the LOC104703570 gene encoding serine/arginine-rich splicing factor 12-like isoform X1, which yields MLNQFLNRCSTPSLLFSRTFSSTLFVKGVSFSSTEETLAQAFSQYGQVLRVDIMMDKFKRRPKGIAYVTFSSTEEAEKALLELNGRLVDGRVVILDTAKVAKQNQPDSKPKQTEVIMTRKKVGSLWMHYPKFEDFCSNLGITDRYIELLSVFSSLDFV from the exons atgcTCAATCAGTTCCTCAATCGTTGCTCCACTCCTTCCCTCCTCTTCTCCAGAACCTTCTCTTCTACGCTTTTCGTCAAAG GGGTATCTTTCTCTAGCACAGAAGAAACATTAGCTCAAGCATTTTCTCAATATGGTCAAGTTCTCAGAG TGGATATTATGATGGACAAATTCAAACGCAGGCCAAAAGGGATTGCTTATGTCACATTCTCTTCTACTGAAGAAGCCGAGAAAGCTTTATTAGAACTCAATGGCCGG TTGGTAGACGGACGGGTTGTGATCCTCGATACAGCTAAAGTTGCAAAACAGAATCAACCAGACAGCAAGCCGAAGCAAACAG AAGTTattatgacaagaaaaaaagttggGAGCTTGTGGATGCATTATCCCAAATTCGAGGATTTTTGTTCGAACTTAGGCATCACGGACCGTTATATTGAATTGCTAAGTGTCTTCTCGAGTCTCGACTTTGTTTGA
- the LOC104705130 gene encoding pentatricopeptide repeat-containing protein At3g60960, mitochondrial-like yields the protein MRNLSYFPLGREPSSLPWKALITKKVDPNCTATYCEDDRPISLGFRVSSMIELCQLDKAAQISSLAASDEYVDLPYTVPMICNKIIGAMYDAKRYDDAIALFHYFFNKSDLIPDMFTCNLIIKIHCDENNVDDAFKLYRYAKTLAVPDIDTHMALVKGLLKAGRIVDALGFVKTQKLWDSEVYSYLVRGFLDLGNHEKAYELFHEFDQHIMLHHSHEDHNIRRAAVEATFVEYWFKQGKDEKAMEIYSSITKKKEDELLLLYINTGNALLKILFGNGKKREAWELFERMITNSKTFDRDTFKIMVKECFELKEFEIAVQTFKRPELRRSSRCYGEIISRFCALGMMSEAHALFEEVWSDEFLCPDVPTFRSMINGYAKLGKKDDAIEMLKKMVDATLLNVAVTEAQ from the coding sequence ATGCGTAACTTATCCTATTTCCCTCTCGGAAGAGAACCATCCTCACTCCCCTGGAAGGCGCTCATCACCAAGAAAGTTGATCCAAACTGCACTGCTACTTACTGCGAGGACGACCGTCCGATTTCTCTAGGCTTCAGAGTCAGCTCAATGATCGAGCTCTGTCAATTGGACAAGGCGGCTCAGATCTCGAGCCTGGCCGCCTCGGATGAGTATGTCGACCTCCCCTACACGGTGCCAATGATATGCAACAAAATCATCGGCGCCATGTACGACGCCAAACGCTACGACGATGCCATCGCTCTGTTTCATTACTTCTTCAACAAGTCTGACCTGATCCCCGACATGTTCACCTGTAACCTCATCATCAAAATCCACTGCGATGAAAACAATGTAGACGACGCGTTCAAGCTATACCGTTACGCTAAAACACTTGCTGTACCAGATATCGACACACACATGGCTTTGGTCAAAGGTCTTCTAAAGGCCGGGAGAATTGTAGACGCTCTGGGTTTTGTAAAAACGCAAAAGCTTTGGGATTCGGAGGTTTACAGCTATCTAGTCCGCGGGTTCTTGGATCTGGGAAACCACGAAAAGGCTTATGAATTATTCCATGAATTTGACCAACACATCATGCTTCATCACAGTCATGAAGATCACAACATAAGGAGAGCGGCCGTGGAAGCCACGTTTGTTGAGTACTGGTTTAAACAAGGCAAGGACGAAAAAGCTATGGAGATTTACAGCTctataaccaagaaaaaagaagatgagttgCTGCTACTGTATATTAACACTGGGAATGCccttttaaagattttgtttgggAACGGCAAGAAAAGAGAGGCTTGGGAATTGTTTGAAAGGATGATAACTAATTCCAAGACCTTTGATAGAGACACCTTTAAGATAATGGTGAAGGAGTGTTTCGAGCTCAAGGAATTCGAGATAGCCGTCCAGACTTTTAAGAGGCCTGAGTTGAGAAGGTCATCTCGTTGTTACGGTGAAATCATTTCGAGGTTTTGCGCGCTCGGGATGATGTCTGAAGCACATGCTTTGTTTGAGGAAGTTTGGTCTGACGAATTTTTGTGCCCTGATGTTCCTACGTTTAGATCGATGATCAATGGATATGCTAAACTTGGAAAAAAGGATGATGCAATAGAGATGTTGAAAAAGATGGTAGATGCAACTCTACTCAATGTTGCTGTTACTGAGGCCCAAtag